The genomic window TTTGAATTTTCCGTTGCGGCCACTCAGGCAGGAAGTATGCGCAATTTCTTATCCAGGCGCGTCAGTTGCCGGCAGCCATCGGCAGTGACCTCGATCATGTCTTCGATGCGTACCCCACCCATCTCCGGCACATAGATGCCGGGTTCAATAGTAAAGACCATCCCTTCGCAGGCAATCGCCTCGGAACGCGACGATACCGTCGGATATTCGTGAATCTCCAGTCCCACGCCATGGCCGAGACCATGACCGAAAAACGCCCCGTACCCACGGCCGGCGATAAAATCTCGGGCAACGGCATCGGCCTCTTTAAGCGGAATCCCGGGTCGGACGTAAGCCATGGCAAGATCGTGGGCCTCCAGTACGGTCTCAAAGATCGTCCGCAGTTCCGACGACACCTCCCCCACGGCAACGGTAATCGTTTCGTCCGAATGATAGCCGCCGAAACGGACACCGAAGTCGATGGTCACCAGTTCGCCGGCACGGATTTCTCGCCCGGAGGCAATGCCGTGCGGCATGGCGCCGCGCGGGCCGGAGGCAACGATGAAATCGAACGCTTTTTCCTCCCCGCCGCGACGCTTCAGGGCAATTTCCAGAGCAAGCGCGATCTCCCGTTCAACGACTCCGGGACGGACCAGCGGCAGAATCTCTTCGAAAGCTTCGGCGTTGAGTTGGGTCGCTGTGAGCAGGGCGGCAATCTCATCCGGTCCCTTGATGCCGCGCAGGGATAGAATTTCGCTGGTCAGGGGGACCCATTCCCGGCCCGACCCGCCTTTTTCCCGCAGACGTTCGACCGTGGCGAAGGGGAGCGTCTCCGCCTCGAAGCCGATCCGCCGGACACCGGTCTGCTCCAGGAAGGCGATCACCCCGTCCAACTTGACGCCGTACTCGCGAATCTCGTCCGCCTGCACCTGGACTCTGGCCTGGGTCGTATAACGAGAATCGGACAGAAAACAGCTCGTCTCGCCGGTAACCACCAGCACCCCGTCCGTGCCTGTGAAACCACACAGATAACGGATGTTGATCAGGTCGGTGAACAGCACTGCGTCCA from Desulfuromonadales bacterium includes these protein-coding regions:
- a CDS encoding Xaa-Pro peptidase family protein, translated to MVKDRASLATNLLAACGLDAVLFTDLINIRYLCGFTGTDGVLVVTGETSCFLSDSRYTTQARVQVQADEIREYGVKLDGVIAFLEQTGVRRIGFEAETLPFATVERLREKGGSGREWVPLTSEILSLRGIKGPDEIAALLTATQLNAEAFEEILPLVRPGVVEREIALALEIALKRRGGEEKAFDFIVASGPRGAMPHGIASGREIRAGELVTIDFGVRFGGYHSDETITVAVGEVSSELRTIFETVLEAHDLAMAYVRPGIPLKEADAVARDFIAGRGYGAFFGHGLGHGVGLEIHEYPTVSSRSEAIACEGMVFTIEPGIYVPEMGGVRIEDMIEVTADGCRQLTRLDKKLRILPA